The following proteins are encoded in a genomic region of Tenebrio molitor chromosome 7, icTenMoli1.1, whole genome shotgun sequence:
- the cindr gene encoding SH3 domain-containing kinase-binding protein 1 isoform X2, with product MEVLVEHDYVAKEPSELTITKGDIIKDVIKKQGGWWEGTLNDKKGLFPDNFVKVIDKDPVVVFRNRKDAARIRQCRVVFSYKQDHEDELNLNVGDIIDILGEEEEGWWRGILHGKQGVFPSNFVEEIVPVPTKLTSSKENLTNSAGGNNVPPLFAKPTKILCEVKFPYKAQNEDELTLKEGDLVTLLSKDGQDPGWWKGELNGVVGVFPDNFVTVLPSPLDEGSVRDDKRAKSLADPLSIKPSTISAQRKSLETVNNEKVEAETSIKTTPPLPGKKPNVPVKKSPSNSGSSGSLFHGLKKRFVDVIDGGGGSKMSPPKIEPGESSTNDNAFDDVHRRPLLQDVRASRPKAPGRRPPSIIGKDPEPGLMNGSTDHNVMEMPTESLLFGQNAPTENDPAENKPKLPEWVKHPAPWLEEMKLNQAKRSSSVPGPEKLKLTPTDKNEADETKSKSIKKEPSPVDKSKSIINLSSRMKTPPNEFAVIRNKPNVPTPSRPQTIQTLSNLTDVYSQQKQPTQIHTKVSPITNKTPSPMQKTEANVDSHASGDCLEETPQKNYFELRQRIAKLEELVEKQQRSHEAAIDELRGKLQIETEMRMELQAKFERFISDGAIQQI from the exons ATGG AAGTTTTAGTAGAACACGACTATGTTGCGAAAGAACCCAGCGAACTAACAATTACAAAAGGCGATATCATCAAAGATGTGATCAAGAAACAGGGTGGTTGGTGGGAAGGCACATTGAATGACAAGAAAGGCCTGTTCCctgataattttgttaaagTGATAGACAAAGACCCAGTAGTAGTGTTTAGAAACAGAAAGGATGCAGCCAGGATAAGACAGTGTAGGGTTGTGTTTAGCTATAAACAGGATCATGAAGATGAGCTTAATTTAAATGTGGGTGATATCATTGACATATTAGGAGAAGAGGAAGAAGGCTGGTGGCGGGGAATTCTTCATGGGAAACAGGGTGTCTTTCCATCAAATTTTGTGGAAGAGATTGTGCCTGTTCCTACTAAACTAACTAGTAGCAAAGAAAACCTAACTAATAGTGCTGGAGGCAATAATGTCCCACCACTTTTTGCTAAACCTA CTAAAATCCTATGTGAAGTGAAATTTCCATACAAAGCACAAAATGAAGACGAGCTGACACTGAAAGAGGGCGATTTGGTGACTCTCCTCAGCAAAGATGGCCAAGACCCCGGCTGGTGGAAAGGCGAGCTTAACGGCGTAGTCGGAGTTTTTCCCGACAACTTTGTCACGGTTTTGCCTTCTCCCCTCGACGAGGGCTCCGTGAGGGACGACAAGCGAGCAAAATCACTCGCCGATCCGCTCTCAATCAAACCCAGTACGATAAGTGCACAACGAAAATCGTTAGAAACAGTCAATAACGAAAAAGTGGAAGCGGAAACGTCGATCAAAACGACACCACCTCTGCCAGGCAAAAAACCCAACGTTCCGGTCAAGAAGTCTCCCTCAAATTCGGGTTCATCGGGAAGCCTTTTTCACGGGTTGAAAAAGAGATTCGTCGATGTAATTGACGGAGGCGGCGGGAGTAAAATGTCGCCCCCGAAGATCGAGCCCGGCGAGAGTTCGACGAACGATAACGCCTTTGACGATGTTCACAGAAGGCCTCTTCTGCAAGACGTGAGGGCCAGTCGCCCCAAAGCTCcag GAAGACGGCCTCCTTCAATCATAGGAAAGGATCCGGAGCCAGGCCTCATGAACGGAAGCACGGATCACAACGTCATGGAAATGCCGACGGAATCGTTACTCTTCGGCCAAAACGCGCCCACCGAGAACGATCCCGCGGAGAACAAACCCAAATTGCCCGAATGGGTGAAGCACCCAGCTCCGTGGCTCGAAGAGATGAAACTCAACCAAGCGAAGAGGAGCTCCAGCGTTCCCGGCCCGGAGAAATTGAAGTTAACTCCGACAGACAAAAACGAGGCGGACGAAACGAAATCGAAATCGATCAAGAAGGAACCGAGTCCGGTGGATAAATCtaagtcaataattaatttgagCAGCAGAATGAAGACACCCCCTAATGAATTCGCTGTCATTCGAAATAAACCTAACGTGCCAACACCCTCCAGACCGCAGACAATACAAACTCTATCTAACTTAACTGATGTCTATTCGCAACAAAAACAACCCACACAGATCCACACGAAAGTGTCACCGATCACCAATAAAACGCCCTCGCCCATGCAGAAGACAGAAGCGAATGTTGACAGTCACGCGAGCGGTGATTGTTTAGAAGAAACTCCccagaaaaattatttcgaattgCGGCAAAGGATAGCTAAGCTCGAGGAGTTGGTGGAGAAGCAACAGCGGAGTCACGAGGCGGCCATCGATGAACTTAGAGGTAAATTGCAAATAGAAACTGAAATGAGAATGGAACTTCAGGCGAAATTCGAAAGGTTTATTTCGGATGGTGCaattcaacaaatttaa
- the cindr gene encoding SH3 domain-containing kinase-binding protein 1 isoform X1, which translates to MVEVLVEHDYVAKEPSELTITKGDIIKDVIKKQGGWWEGTLNDKKGLFPDNFVKVIDKDPVVVFRNRKDAARIRQCRVVFSYKQDHEDELNLNVGDIIDILGEEEEGWWRGILHGKQGVFPSNFVEEIVPVPTKLTSSKENLTNSAGGNNVPPLFAKPTKILCEVKFPYKAQNEDELTLKEGDLVTLLSKDGQDPGWWKGELNGVVGVFPDNFVTVLPSPLDEGSVRDDKRAKSLADPLSIKPSTISAQRKSLETVNNEKVEAETSIKTTPPLPGKKPNVPVKKSPSNSGSSGSLFHGLKKRFVDVIDGGGGSKMSPPKIEPGESSTNDNAFDDVHRRPLLQDVRASRPKAPGRRPPSIIGKDPEPGLMNGSTDHNVMEMPTESLLFGQNAPTENDPAENKPKLPEWVKHPAPWLEEMKLNQAKRSSSVPGPEKLKLTPTDKNEADETKSKSIKKEPSPVDKSKSIINLSSRMKTPPNEFAVIRNKPNVPTPSRPQTIQTLSNLTDVYSQQKQPTQIHTKVSPITNKTPSPMQKTEANVDSHASGDCLEETPQKNYFELRQRIAKLEELVEKQQRSHEAAIDELRGKLQIETEMRMELQAKFERFISDGAIQQI; encoded by the exons ATGG TAGAAGTTTTAGTAGAACACGACTATGTTGCGAAAGAACCCAGCGAACTAACAATTACAAAAGGCGATATCATCAAAGATGTGATCAAGAAACAGGGTGGTTGGTGGGAAGGCACATTGAATGACAAGAAAGGCCTGTTCCctgataattttgttaaagTGATAGACAAAGACCCAGTAGTAGTGTTTAGAAACAGAAAGGATGCAGCCAGGATAAGACAGTGTAGGGTTGTGTTTAGCTATAAACAGGATCATGAAGATGAGCTTAATTTAAATGTGGGTGATATCATTGACATATTAGGAGAAGAGGAAGAAGGCTGGTGGCGGGGAATTCTTCATGGGAAACAGGGTGTCTTTCCATCAAATTTTGTGGAAGAGATTGTGCCTGTTCCTACTAAACTAACTAGTAGCAAAGAAAACCTAACTAATAGTGCTGGAGGCAATAATGTCCCACCACTTTTTGCTAAACCTA CTAAAATCCTATGTGAAGTGAAATTTCCATACAAAGCACAAAATGAAGACGAGCTGACACTGAAAGAGGGCGATTTGGTGACTCTCCTCAGCAAAGATGGCCAAGACCCCGGCTGGTGGAAAGGCGAGCTTAACGGCGTAGTCGGAGTTTTTCCCGACAACTTTGTCACGGTTTTGCCTTCTCCCCTCGACGAGGGCTCCGTGAGGGACGACAAGCGAGCAAAATCACTCGCCGATCCGCTCTCAATCAAACCCAGTACGATAAGTGCACAACGAAAATCGTTAGAAACAGTCAATAACGAAAAAGTGGAAGCGGAAACGTCGATCAAAACGACACCACCTCTGCCAGGCAAAAAACCCAACGTTCCGGTCAAGAAGTCTCCCTCAAATTCGGGTTCATCGGGAAGCCTTTTTCACGGGTTGAAAAAGAGATTCGTCGATGTAATTGACGGAGGCGGCGGGAGTAAAATGTCGCCCCCGAAGATCGAGCCCGGCGAGAGTTCGACGAACGATAACGCCTTTGACGATGTTCACAGAAGGCCTCTTCTGCAAGACGTGAGGGCCAGTCGCCCCAAAGCTCcag GAAGACGGCCTCCTTCAATCATAGGAAAGGATCCGGAGCCAGGCCTCATGAACGGAAGCACGGATCACAACGTCATGGAAATGCCGACGGAATCGTTACTCTTCGGCCAAAACGCGCCCACCGAGAACGATCCCGCGGAGAACAAACCCAAATTGCCCGAATGGGTGAAGCACCCAGCTCCGTGGCTCGAAGAGATGAAACTCAACCAAGCGAAGAGGAGCTCCAGCGTTCCCGGCCCGGAGAAATTGAAGTTAACTCCGACAGACAAAAACGAGGCGGACGAAACGAAATCGAAATCGATCAAGAAGGAACCGAGTCCGGTGGATAAATCtaagtcaataattaatttgagCAGCAGAATGAAGACACCCCCTAATGAATTCGCTGTCATTCGAAATAAACCTAACGTGCCAACACCCTCCAGACCGCAGACAATACAAACTCTATCTAACTTAACTGATGTCTATTCGCAACAAAAACAACCCACACAGATCCACACGAAAGTGTCACCGATCACCAATAAAACGCCCTCGCCCATGCAGAAGACAGAAGCGAATGTTGACAGTCACGCGAGCGGTGATTGTTTAGAAGAAACTCCccagaaaaattatttcgaattgCGGCAAAGGATAGCTAAGCTCGAGGAGTTGGTGGAGAAGCAACAGCGGAGTCACGAGGCGGCCATCGATGAACTTAGAGGTAAATTGCAAATAGAAACTGAAATGAGAATGGAACTTCAGGCGAAATTCGAAAGGTTTATTTCGGATGGTGCaattcaacaaatttaa